The genomic stretch GACAATGTCGCTTGCGGGCGTCAGGCTCACGCAGCGCGGTCCACGTTCGGCGCGACTTCGCGGTACCAGCCGTCGTTGATCGCCTTCTCCCAGTCACCACCCGGAAACACCGGGATGGTGGCGGGAATGACGTCGGCATACTTTTCCCGGAGCTCCTTGCTCACATTGTCCCACGACACGCCGGGGAAACCGCCGAGCTCGGTGATCACCGCCGACTGGATCTCCTCGGTCAGCACGAAATCCGCGAGCTTGAGTGCGGCGTCCTTGTTCACGCCGTTGCTGAACACGCCGATCTTGGTGAAGCCGCCGGCGAGCGCCAGGTCGGTGAGCTGCACGAGGCCGGTGGTCTCGGGCAGCACGCCCGTCGCGATGGCCTGCAGGGCCTGGTCGGACCAGGCCGGGACCATGGTGACCGCGCCCTGCGACAGCAGCTGGATCGACTGGGTGTTGCCCGAAGTATAGGCGCCCTTGTCCATCAGCGAGGGGGCAAGGTCCTTGAGCAGCTCCCATGCCGGGGGGAGCGCTTCGGCGCCGAAGGTGCCGAAATTGTCGACGGTGAACTTGCTGGGGTCGTTGCCGTTGGCTTCCCAGATGGCGCGGCGCACGAAGTTGCCGCCCGAACCACCCTTGTCGGGGCGGTTATAGACGAACTGACCCGGGTTCGCCTTGATCCAGGCAACCAGCGCCGCCCAGGTCTTGGGCGCATCGGCCGCGGGGAGCTTGGTGGTGTCGTAGGCGAGCAGCACCTGGCTGCCGCGGTAGGGCAGGCTGGTCGGAACGTCGAAGGCCAGCGGGTTGATCTTGGAATAGTTGGAGAGGTTCGCCTTGCTGAAATCGACCCACAGCCCGGCTTCGATGCCGCCCTTGGGAAGGCGGGTATCGAACCCTTCGGCCATGTCGGCCTGCGGGTCGGTGTTGGTCTGCATCGCCGCCACCGCGCGTTCGGCGATTGCCTGCACACCGGCAGAGTCGCCACCGTCAACGAGATTCAGGGTGATGCCCGCATTGGCGGCCTCGAACTTCGGCTTCACCAAATTGGTCCAGAAGTCGAGGATGTTCTGATCCGACGAGGTGTACCAGTCGATCTTGCCCGCTTCGGCGAAG from Devosia sp. A16 encodes the following:
- a CDS encoding extracellular solute-binding protein; its protein translation is MKRRAFMLSVGGAAAGMVLLPRMAFAEAGKIDWYTSSDQNILDFWTNLVKPKFEAANAGITLNLVDGGDSAGVQAIAERAVAAMQTNTDPQADMAEGFDTRLPKGGIEAGLWVDFSKANLSNYSKINPLAFDVPTSLPYRGSQVLLAYDTTKLPAADAPKTWAALVAWIKANPGQFVYNRPDKGGSGGNFVRRAIWEANGNDPSKFTVDNFGTFGAEALPPAWELLKDLAPSLMDKGAYTSGNTQSIQLLSQGAVTMVPAWSDQALQAIATGVLPETTGLVQLTDLALAGGFTKIGVFSNGVNKDAALKLADFVLTEEIQSAVITELGGFPGVSWDNVSKELREKYADVIPATIPVFPGGDWEKAINDGWYREVAPNVDRAA